A genomic stretch from Frankiales bacterium includes:
- a CDS encoding uracil phosphoribosyltransferase: protein MPDSLRVHVADHPLVAHKLTALRDARTDSPTFRRLADELVTLLAYEATRGIRVERVAVSTPVAPAMGVRLADPRPLVVPILRAGLGMLDGMVRLLPTAEVGFLGMVRNEETLEVSTYADRMPADISGRQVFALDPMLATGGTLVDAINLLLGRGATDVTAICLLAAPEGIERLRAAFEGRSVDVTVVTAGLDERLNDKGYIVPGLGDAGDRLYGVV, encoded by the coding sequence ATGCCCGACAGCCTCCGCGTGCACGTCGCCGACCACCCGCTCGTCGCCCACAAGCTCACCGCGCTGCGCGACGCGCGCACCGACTCGCCCACCTTCCGGCGCCTGGCCGACGAGCTGGTCACCCTGCTCGCCTACGAGGCCACGCGCGGCATCCGGGTCGAGCGGGTCGCTGTGTCGACGCCGGTGGCCCCGGCCATGGGCGTGCGGCTGGCCGACCCCCGGCCGCTCGTCGTCCCGATCCTGCGCGCCGGCCTCGGCATGCTCGACGGCATGGTCCGCCTGCTGCCCACGGCCGAGGTCGGGTTCCTCGGCATGGTGCGCAACGAGGAGACCCTCGAGGTGTCGACATACGCCGACCGCATGCCCGCCGACATCTCCGGGCGCCAGGTGTTCGCCCTCGACCCGATGCTCGCCACGGGCGGCACGCTCGTGGACGCGATCAACCTGCTGCTCGGCCGCGGCGCCACGGACGTCACGGCGATCTGCCTGCTGGCCGCGCCCGAGGGCATCGAGCGGCTGCGGGCGGCGTTCGAGGGCCGCTCCGTCGACGTCACCGTGGTCACGGCCGGGCTCGACGAGCGCCTCAACGACAAGGGCTACATCGTCCCGGGCCTCGGCGACGCCGGCGACCGGCTCTACGGCGTGGTCTGA